In Microbacterium sp. 1.5R, the following are encoded in one genomic region:
- a CDS encoding SDR family NAD(P)-dependent oxidoreductase, whose protein sequence is MPTALITGASAGLGAEFARQLARRRADLILVARSAGDLEVVAAELRSEHGVAVEVLPADLSIDEDVERVADRLRDASDPVDLLINNAGFGLPLQFADNDIDDEVRHLRVHVEASMRLMHAALQTMRGRGGRIINVASVAGFISRSTYSACKSWLIGFSRWANVEYAPDGVTVTAVCPGFTHTTFHERMGLEPGHEGVPGFMWLDARNVVREALRDAARGRAVSIPSLRYKAIVAVASLLPSALTSGVARRGRV, encoded by the coding sequence ATGCCCACCGCACTGATCACCGGAGCGAGCGCCGGCCTCGGCGCAGAGTTCGCGCGCCAGTTGGCCCGGCGCCGAGCCGATCTGATCCTCGTCGCACGTTCCGCCGGCGATCTCGAGGTCGTGGCGGCCGAGTTGCGCAGCGAGCACGGTGTCGCGGTCGAGGTGCTTCCCGCCGACCTGTCGATCGATGAGGATGTCGAGCGCGTCGCCGACCGTCTCCGTGATGCCTCCGATCCGGTCGACCTTCTCATCAACAATGCAGGCTTCGGCCTCCCGCTGCAGTTCGCCGACAACGACATCGACGACGAGGTGCGCCATCTGCGCGTTCACGTCGAGGCGTCGATGCGGCTCATGCACGCGGCGCTTCAGACGATGCGCGGCCGTGGGGGCCGGATCATCAACGTCGCGTCCGTCGCAGGGTTCATCTCGCGCTCCACGTATTCCGCGTGCAAGAGCTGGTTGATCGGATTCAGCCGCTGGGCGAATGTCGAGTACGCACCCGACGGAGTGACGGTCACCGCCGTCTGCCCGGGTTTCACGCACACGACCTTCCACGAGCGGATGGGACTCGAACCGGGGCACGAGGGCGTTCCCGGCTTCATGTGGCTCGACGCGCGGAATGTGGTCCGCGAGGCGCTCCGTGACGCGGCGCGCGGAAGGGCCGTCTCGATCCCGTCGCTGCGTTACAAGGCGATCGTCGCTGTCGCGTCCCTGCTTCCGAGCGCGCTGACCTCCGGCGTCGCACGTCGCGGCCGCGTCTGA
- a CDS encoding histidine phosphatase family protein, with amino-acid sequence MTHYIYLVRHGEHQDAEHGLADGPLSPRGQRQAELIADRLSGLPLDAVWHSPLLRANETARAIAERLPSVDPEPTALLFDCVPTGMTDETPAAYEPFFGSVTEAELDAGRAQMFDAVNEFLVRKPGDVHEVLITHNFVISWFVREVLGAPEWRWMTLNQAHCGLTVIAQKQGRPWTLLTHNDTGHLPVELRTGIPDAMPV; translated from the coding sequence GTGACGCATTACATATATCTGGTCAGACATGGTGAACATCAGGACGCCGAGCACGGTCTCGCCGACGGACCCCTGTCGCCGCGTGGCCAGCGTCAGGCCGAACTCATCGCAGATCGGCTCTCGGGACTCCCGCTCGACGCCGTCTGGCACTCTCCGCTCCTGCGCGCCAACGAGACGGCCCGTGCGATCGCCGAGCGGCTCCCGTCGGTCGATCCAGAGCCGACCGCACTGCTGTTCGACTGCGTGCCCACGGGGATGACCGACGAGACCCCGGCCGCCTACGAACCGTTCTTCGGCTCGGTGACCGAGGCGGAGCTCGATGCCGGGCGTGCTCAGATGTTCGACGCGGTCAACGAGTTCCTGGTGCGCAAACCGGGTGACGTGCACGAGGTTCTCATCACGCACAACTTCGTGATCTCGTGGTTCGTGCGTGAGGTCCTCGGTGCCCCCGAGTGGCGATGGATGACCTTGAACCAGGCGCACTGCGGCCTCACGGTGATCGCCCAGAAACAGGGCCGGCCCTGGACGCTCCTCACTCACAACGACACCGGGCACCTCCCGGTCGAGCTGCGCACGGGCATCCCCGATGCGATGCCCGTCTGA
- a CDS encoding polyribonucleotide nucleotidyltransferase — MEGPEITATEAVLDNGRFGTRTIRFETGRLAQQAQGAVAAYLDGETMLLSATSAGKHPREGFDFFPLTVDVEERSYAAGKIPGSFFRREGRPSTEAILVCRLIDRPLRPSFVDGLRNEVQIVITVLSIAPGEFYDALAINAASASTQISGLPFSGPVAGVRLAFIPGHGEHADQWVAFPTAEQVSEAVFDLIVAGRVVTKSDGTEDVAIMMVEAEATEGSWNLIKAGATKPDEAVVAQGLEASKPFIAQLVKAQAELAASASKEPGVYPVFPPYSSEVYDFVAERSYDDLVNVYQIADKQERQGKDDEVKDRVRAQLIEAVEAGNLPAGAPIEFSAAYKSVTKKIVRGRILTESVRMDGRGLADIRPLDAEVQVIPRVHGSAIFQRGETQIMGITTLNMLKMEQQIDSLSPTTSKRYMHHYNFPPYSTGETGRVGSPKRREIGHGFLAERALVPVLPSREEFPYAIRQVSEALSSNGSTSMGSVCASTLSLLNAGVPLRAAVAGIAMGLVSDEVDGETRYAALTDILGAEDALGDMDFKVAGTSEFVTAIQLDTKLDGIPSSVLAGALTQARDARLTILNVLNAAIDAPDEMAPTAPRVISVQIPVDKIGELIGPKGKTINAIQDETGAQISIEEDGTVYIGATDGPSAEAARAQVNAIANPTNPEVGEQFLGTVVKIATFGAFVSLLPGKDGLLHVTEVRKLAGGKRVENVDDVLSVGQKILVKITKIDDRGKLSLEPVLDDAPAADAAPADEAAAE, encoded by the coding sequence CCGCTTCGGCACCCGCACCATCCGCTTCGAGACCGGCCGCCTCGCGCAGCAGGCTCAGGGCGCAGTCGCCGCGTACCTCGACGGCGAGACCATGCTCCTCTCGGCCACCAGCGCAGGCAAGCACCCGCGCGAGGGCTTCGACTTCTTCCCGCTGACGGTCGACGTCGAAGAGCGTTCGTACGCAGCAGGCAAGATCCCCGGCTCGTTCTTCCGTCGTGAGGGACGTCCCTCGACCGAGGCGATCCTCGTCTGCCGTCTGATCGACCGTCCGCTGCGTCCGTCGTTCGTCGACGGCCTGCGCAACGAGGTCCAGATCGTCATCACCGTCCTGTCGATCGCCCCGGGCGAGTTCTACGACGCCCTCGCGATCAACGCGGCTTCCGCGTCGACGCAGATCTCGGGTCTCCCGTTCTCGGGTCCCGTCGCCGGTGTGCGCCTCGCGTTCATCCCCGGCCACGGCGAGCACGCGGACCAGTGGGTCGCGTTCCCGACGGCTGAGCAGGTCAGCGAGGCCGTGTTCGACCTGATCGTCGCCGGTCGCGTCGTCACCAAGTCCGACGGCACCGAAGATGTCGCGATCATGATGGTCGAGGCTGAGGCCACCGAGGGCAGCTGGAACCTCATCAAGGCCGGCGCCACCAAGCCCGACGAGGCTGTCGTCGCGCAGGGCCTCGAGGCATCGAAGCCCTTCATCGCTCAGCTCGTCAAGGCTCAGGCCGAGCTCGCCGCCAGCGCGTCGAAGGAGCCGGGTGTGTACCCGGTCTTCCCGCCGTACTCCAGCGAGGTCTACGACTTCGTGGCCGAGCGCTCCTACGACGACCTGGTGAACGTCTACCAGATCGCCGACAAGCAGGAGCGTCAGGGCAAGGACGACGAGGTCAAGGACCGCGTCAGGGCGCAGCTCATCGAAGCGGTCGAAGCAGGCAACCTGCCCGCTGGAGCCCCGATCGAGTTCTCCGCAGCGTACAAGTCCGTCACGAAGAAGATCGTCCGCGGCCGCATCCTCACCGAGAGCGTGCGCATGGACGGCCGCGGCCTGGCCGACATCCGTCCGCTCGACGCCGAGGTCCAGGTCATCCCGCGCGTTCACGGCTCCGCGATCTTCCAGCGCGGCGAGACCCAGATCATGGGAATCACCACGCTGAACATGCTCAAGATGGAGCAGCAGATCGACTCGCTGTCGCCGACCACGAGCAAGCGCTACATGCACCACTACAACTTCCCGCCCTACTCGACCGGTGAGACCGGCCGGGTCGGTTCGCCGAAGCGTCGCGAGATCGGGCACGGCTTCCTCGCCGAGCGCGCGCTCGTGCCGGTGCTGCCCAGCCGCGAGGAGTTCCCCTACGCGATCCGTCAGGTCTCCGAGGCGCTGAGCTCCAACGGCTCGACGTCGATGGGTTCCGTCTGCGCGTCGACCCTGTCGCTGCTGAACGCGGGTGTGCCTCTGCGCGCAGCCGTCGCCGGCATCGCGATGGGACTCGTCTCCGATGAGGTCGACGGAGAGACGCGCTACGCGGCCCTCACCGACATCCTCGGCGCAGAGGACGCACTGGGCGACATGGACTTCAAGGTCGCCGGTACCAGCGAGTTCGTCACGGCCATCCAGCTCGACACGAAGCTCGACGGCATCCCGTCGTCGGTGCTCGCCGGCGCGCTGACCCAGGCTCGCGACGCCCGTCTGACCATCCTCAACGTGCTGAACGCCGCGATCGACGCTCCCGACGAGATGGCGCCGACCGCGCCGCGCGTCATCAGCGTGCAGATCCCGGTCGACAAGATCGGTGAGCTGATCGGCCCGAAGGGCAAGACGATCAACGCGATCCAGGACGAGACCGGCGCGCAGATCTCCATCGAGGAGGACGGCACCGTCTACATCGGCGCGACCGACGGCCCCTCGGCCGAGGCTGCCCGTGCTCAGGTCAACGCGATCGCGAACCCGACCAACCCGGAGGTGGGAGAGCAGTTCCTCGGAACCGTCGTGAAGATCGCGACGTTCGGTGCGTTCGTCTCGCTGCTGCCCGGCAAGGACGGCCTGCTGCACGTCACCGAGGTGCGCAAGCTCGCCGGTGGCAAGCGCGTCGAGAACGTCGACGACGTCCTGTCCGTCGGGCAGAAGATCCTCGTGAAGATCACGAAGATCGACGACCGCGGCAAGCTGTCGCTCGAGCCCGTGCTCGACGACGCCCCCGCAGCGGACGCAGCTCCTGCTGACGAGGCTGCTGCCGAGTAA
- a CDS encoding NUDIX domain-containing protein, which produces MAWVTRESSTVYENRWIEVREDQVTGPGGDGIYGVVTMRHPAVFVVALDDEDRVCLITLERYTTGVSIEIPAGGSDGEEPLAAAQRELLEETGFVAEDWTELGTMNALNGIAHAPEHVFLARGLTPSDDSTRTQAEEGIDAVTWVPFSDVLGMISDGRITDGETVAAIGYAGIRLGRFR; this is translated from the coding sequence ATGGCATGGGTCACACGCGAATCGTCGACGGTGTACGAGAACCGGTGGATCGAGGTTCGGGAGGACCAGGTCACGGGGCCAGGGGGCGATGGCATCTACGGCGTGGTGACCATGCGGCATCCGGCAGTCTTCGTCGTCGCACTCGATGACGAGGACCGCGTCTGCCTCATCACTCTCGAGCGCTACACGACCGGAGTCTCGATCGAGATTCCTGCCGGAGGAAGCGACGGCGAAGAACCGCTCGCGGCAGCGCAGCGCGAGCTGCTCGAGGAGACGGGCTTCGTCGCCGAGGACTGGACGGAACTCGGAACGATGAACGCCCTGAACGGGATCGCCCACGCCCCCGAGCACGTGTTCCTCGCTCGGGGTCTGACTCCGTCCGACGACTCCACTCGCACGCAGGCGGAGGAGGGCATCGACGCCGTCACCTGGGTACCGTTCTCCGACGTCCTCGGCATGATCTCCGATGGCCGCATCACCGATGGAGAGACCGTGGCGGCGATCGGATACGCCGGTATCCGTCTGGGCAGATTCCGCTGA
- a CDS encoding dihydrofolate reductase, which yields MTWVGLIWAEAHGGVIGAEGGMPWNVPEDLAHFKEVTLGAPVIMGRKTWDSLPERFRPLPGRENIVITRQQDWSADGARRAATVTDAVRGHEKVWIIGGAEIFRLVIADADRLEVTELDIEVSGDAYAPSKAGWRLVNEGEWQTSRSGIRFRFLGYER from the coding sequence ATGACCTGGGTCGGGCTGATCTGGGCAGAGGCGCACGGCGGCGTCATCGGAGCAGAGGGCGGCATGCCCTGGAACGTCCCCGAGGATCTCGCTCACTTCAAGGAAGTCACCCTCGGCGCTCCCGTGATCATGGGTCGCAAGACGTGGGACTCGCTCCCTGAGCGCTTCCGCCCGCTTCCAGGGCGAGAGAACATCGTCATCACCCGCCAGCAGGACTGGTCCGCGGACGGCGCCCGTCGTGCCGCGACCGTCACGGACGCGGTGCGGGGCCACGAGAAGGTATGGATCATCGGCGGCGCCGAGATCTTCCGCCTGGTGATCGCCGACGCCGACCGCCTCGAAGTCACCGAGCTCGACATCGAGGTCTCCGGCGACGCGTATGCGCCGTCCAAAGCCGGGTGGAGGCTCGTGAACGAGGGGGAGTGGCAGACGTCGCGCTCCGGCATCCGGTTCCGCTTCCTGGGATACGAGCGCTGA
- a CDS encoding aldo/keto reductase: MRLFSVGAGAPADRAQQGAAEHPSAPIPIVGPGIGETIRVPLGETGLETFPLMLGAAEFGWNVDLETSHGILDRYVEFGGNAIHTADGFSGGRSEHIIGQWLQSRGRRDRALLSVRIGAHADNPGLGSVNLVRAVEGSLTRLGVERIDVLYLDATLDRTTNLEDTLATVEWMVDAGKIGALGAFGFAPERLVEARILASAGYPRIEVIDSPYNLVRRQPFEGDLRLVAGAQSLAVTPSHALEHGFLSGRHRSKALTSRGVRGEQLRGHLNRRGTKILRALDQVATELEVPVAAVSIAWLLAQRTIAAPIVNTFATEHVDELMQGAGVTLSRAQVTELTRAGN, encoded by the coding sequence ATGCGGTTGTTCAGTGTAGGCGCAGGAGCGCCGGCCGATCGCGCGCAGCAGGGCGCCGCAGAGCACCCGTCCGCTCCCATCCCGATCGTCGGACCCGGAATAGGGGAGACCATCCGCGTACCTCTCGGAGAGACCGGACTCGAGACCTTTCCGCTAATGCTCGGTGCGGCGGAGTTCGGCTGGAACGTCGACCTCGAGACGAGCCATGGAATCCTCGATCGCTACGTGGAATTCGGTGGCAACGCCATCCACACCGCCGACGGATTCTCCGGCGGTCGCAGCGAGCACATCATCGGCCAATGGCTGCAGTCCAGAGGGCGACGCGACCGCGCCCTGCTGAGTGTGCGGATCGGTGCTCACGCAGACAATCCGGGTCTCGGTTCGGTGAACCTCGTCCGCGCTGTCGAGGGGTCGCTCACGCGGCTCGGCGTCGAGCGCATCGACGTGCTGTACCTCGACGCGACGCTCGACCGCACGACGAATCTCGAGGACACCCTCGCGACGGTCGAGTGGATGGTCGACGCGGGCAAGATCGGCGCACTCGGCGCATTCGGCTTCGCACCCGAGCGGCTCGTGGAGGCGCGCATCCTCGCCTCGGCCGGGTACCCACGCATCGAGGTCATCGATTCGCCGTACAACCTCGTCCGCCGTCAGCCGTTCGAAGGGGACCTGCGTCTGGTGGCGGGTGCGCAGAGCCTCGCGGTCACGCCGTCGCACGCTCTCGAGCACGGTTTCCTCTCCGGTCGCCACCGCAGCAAGGCGCTGACCTCGCGGGGCGTACGCGGGGAGCAGCTGCGGGGGCATCTCAACAGGCGTGGCACGAAGATCCTGCGGGCTCTCGACCAGGTCGCGACCGAACTCGAGGTTCCCGTGGCCGCCGTGTCCATCGCGTGGCTGCTCGCGCAGCGGACCATCGCGGCGCCCATCGTCAACACCTTCGCGACCGAGCACGTCGACGAGCTGATGCAGGGCGCCGGCGTCACGCTGTCGCGCGCACAGGTCACCGAGCTCACTCGCGCCGGCAACTGA
- a CDS encoding thioredoxin family protein → MSPAVALLLAAALLVLAGTIGVVLRLLDGRRRGGGHLRFDPNDAGVSRLGARATVVQFSTEMCTRCPQVRRMLSSYVAESEGLDHVEVDLTHRPDLSARYKVMQTPTTFIVDGSGAVRARFHGVPHRHALNDALATV, encoded by the coding sequence ATGTCACCCGCCGTCGCCCTTCTCCTCGCCGCAGCGCTGCTCGTGCTCGCCGGCACGATCGGTGTCGTGCTGAGACTTCTCGACGGACGGCGTCGCGGAGGCGGCCATCTGCGCTTCGATCCGAACGACGCGGGCGTGTCGCGCCTGGGCGCGAGAGCGACAGTCGTGCAGTTCAGCACCGAGATGTGCACCCGCTGCCCCCAGGTACGACGCATGCTCAGCAGCTACGTCGCAGAATCGGAGGGCCTGGACCACGTGGAGGTCGACCTGACGCATCGACCGGATCTGTCGGCTCGATACAAGGTCATGCAGACACCGACGACCTTCATCGTCGACGGATCAGGAGCCGTCCGCGCACGCTTCCATGGCGTGCCCCATCGACACGCGCTGAACGACGCGCTGGCAACCGTATGA
- the dapA gene encoding 4-hydroxy-tetrahydrodipicolinate synthase, with protein sequence MTHSGNPFGQVLVALVTPMTADGEVDWPAVEKHIDDVITAGADGIVVTGTTGETSTLTDPEKLKLVEVGKSVSAGRAKIITGGGSNETAHAIELYKASEKAGADAIMIVTPYYNKPTQAGILTHFRLVADATDLPVILYDIPGRTGVPIKYETILRLAKHPNILAVKDAKGDFSEVSRVLNQTDLMYFSGDDANVLPHLAIGATGLIGVTANVAAAPYRTIIDAVNRGDLTTATAEHKRLEPLVRAVMTHVPGTVAAKYILHGLGRISSPRVRLPLVGPEEWEAALIEDELDLVRDVPGADFSNFRPDRNAAAGGALPKVHGTTR encoded by the coding sequence ATGACGCACTCGGGCAACCCCTTCGGACAGGTTCTCGTCGCGCTCGTCACTCCGATGACGGCCGACGGCGAAGTCGATTGGCCCGCCGTCGAGAAGCACATCGATGACGTCATCACCGCCGGTGCTGACGGAATCGTCGTGACGGGAACGACCGGCGAGACCTCGACCCTGACGGACCCTGAGAAGCTCAAGCTCGTCGAGGTCGGAAAGTCGGTCTCGGCCGGACGCGCCAAGATCATCACCGGCGGTGGATCCAACGAGACCGCGCACGCGATCGAGCTCTACAAGGCGAGCGAGAAGGCCGGCGCAGACGCCATCATGATCGTCACGCCGTACTACAACAAGCCGACCCAGGCCGGGATCCTCACGCATTTCCGCCTGGTGGCCGACGCCACCGACCTGCCGGTGATCCTCTACGACATCCCCGGTCGCACCGGCGTGCCGATCAAGTACGAGACCATCCTGCGCCTCGCCAAGCACCCGAACATCCTCGCCGTGAAGGACGCCAAGGGCGACTTCTCCGAGGTGAGCCGCGTCCTGAACCAGACCGACCTCATGTACTTCTCGGGAGACGACGCGAATGTTCTGCCGCATCTCGCCATCGGCGCGACCGGCCTGATCGGCGTGACCGCCAACGTCGCGGCGGCTCCGTACCGCACCATCATCGACGCCGTCAACCGAGGCGATCTGACGACGGCCACGGCAGAGCACAAGAGGCTCGAGCCGCTCGTGCGCGCGGTCATGACGCATGTCCCGGGAACCGTCGCCGCGAAGTACATCCTGCACGGCCTGGGCCGGATCTCCAGCCCCCGCGTGCGTCTGCCCCTGGTGGGTCCCGAAGAGTGGGAGGCCGCGCTCATCGAGGACGAGCTCGATCTCGTGAGGGACGTTCCGGGAGCAGACTTCTCCAACTTCCGCCCCGACCGCAACGCGGCCGCGGGCGGCGCGCTGCCGAAGGTGCACGGCACGACCCGCTGA
- a CDS encoding OsmC family peroxiredoxin, with the protein MPVTSEATTTWTGSLTEGSGTVAFSSSKLGTFPINWKARSEGSDTTTTPEELIAAAHASCFSMALSHALSENGTPPERVNTSASVTFKPGVGISGSHLNVNAVVPGLSPEEFQSIAAEAKVGCPVSQALAGIEITLEATLA; encoded by the coding sequence ATGCCCGTCACCAGCGAAGCCACCACCACCTGGACCGGATCCCTCACCGAGGGCTCGGGCACAGTCGCGTTCTCCTCGTCGAAGCTCGGGACCTTCCCGATCAACTGGAAGGCCCGCAGCGAGGGCAGCGACACCACCACCACGCCTGAAGAGCTGATCGCCGCAGCCCACGCGTCGTGTTTCAGCATGGCGCTGTCTCACGCGCTGTCCGAGAACGGCACTCCGCCGGAGCGCGTCAACACCAGCGCGTCCGTCACCTTCAAGCCCGGTGTCGGAATCAGCGGAAGCCACCTCAACGTGAACGCGGTCGTCCCCGGGCTCAGCCCTGAGGAGTTCCAGTCGATCGCTGCCGAGGCGAAGGTCGGCTGCCCCGTATCGCAGGCGCTCGCCGGCATCGAGATCACGCTCGAGGCCACGCTCGCCTGA
- a CDS encoding thymidylate synthase, which yields MSAAVPTPYEDLLRDVLESGTHKSDRTGTGTTSVFGRQIRFDLSEGFPLITTKRVHFKSIAYELLWFLRGDSNVKWLQEHGVTIWDEWADADGDLGPVYGVQWRSWPTPEGESIDQLAQVIEQIRQTPDSRRLIVSAWNPADIPDMALAPCHALFQFYVADGKLSCQLYQRSADLFLGVPFNIASYALLTLMVAQQVGLEPGDFVWTGGDCHIYDNHLDQVNEQLTREPYPYPTLRFARTPESILDYDYEDFVVEDYQHHAPIRAAVAV from the coding sequence ATGAGCGCAGCCGTCCCGACGCCGTACGAAGACCTTCTCCGAGACGTGCTGGAGTCCGGCACTCACAAGTCCGATCGAACAGGAACCGGCACCACCAGCGTCTTCGGGCGGCAGATCCGCTTCGATCTCTCCGAGGGCTTCCCGCTCATCACCACGAAGCGGGTGCACTTCAAGTCGATCGCCTACGAGCTCCTCTGGTTCCTCAGGGGCGACTCGAATGTGAAGTGGCTGCAGGAGCATGGCGTCACCATCTGGGACGAATGGGCGGATGCCGACGGCGATCTGGGTCCGGTCTACGGAGTGCAGTGGCGCAGCTGGCCGACGCCGGAGGGTGAGAGCATCGATCAGCTCGCTCAGGTGATCGAGCAGATCCGGCAGACGCCCGACTCCCGGCGACTCATCGTGTCTGCCTGGAACCCGGCGGACATCCCCGACATGGCGCTTGCTCCCTGTCACGCCCTGTTCCAGTTCTACGTGGCGGACGGCAAGCTCTCCTGCCAGCTCTATCAGCGCAGCGCCGACCTGTTCCTCGGCGTCCCGTTCAACATCGCGTCCTACGCCCTGCTGACGTTGATGGTCGCCCAGCAGGTGGGACTCGAGCCGGGTGACTTCGTCTGGACCGGGGGTGACTGCCACATCTACGACAATCACCTCGACCAGGTGAATGAACAGCTCACGCGCGAACCGTATCCATACCCGACGCTGAGGTTCGCCCGGACGCCCGAGTCGATCCTCGACTACGACTACGAGGACTTCGTCGTCGAGGATTACCAGCACCACGCTCCGATCAGGGCGGCGGTCGCGGTATGA
- the dapB gene encoding 4-hydroxy-tetrahydrodipicolinate reductase, giving the protein MTTQVALVGGTGKLGSIIGAVIDELEGFEVTRVLTSRSDLAELDGADLVIDATTPQVSVDVVRAAVEREINILVATSGWSTERIALVRPLVENAGTGAVFIPNFSLGSVLGSALAAAAAPFFGSAEIVEAHHEAKVDSPSGTAVRTAELIAAARAEQGPVSAPHADQRARGQQVGSVPIHSLRRPGVIAKQEVVLSGPGESLTFTHDTVDPALAYAPGIRLAVPFAAQAIGVFVGLESMIDIGIRS; this is encoded by the coding sequence ATGACCACCCAGGTAGCACTCGTCGGCGGAACCGGGAAGCTCGGATCGATCATCGGTGCGGTGATCGACGAGCTCGAGGGCTTCGAGGTGACGCGCGTGCTGACGTCTCGTAGCGACCTCGCCGAGCTCGACGGTGCGGACCTGGTGATCGACGCGACCACGCCTCAGGTCAGTGTCGACGTCGTGCGCGCTGCGGTCGAGCGCGAGATCAACATTCTCGTCGCCACGTCGGGATGGTCCACCGAGCGGATCGCACTCGTGCGTCCTCTGGTGGAGAACGCCGGAACCGGGGCTGTCTTCATCCCGAACTTCTCGCTGGGATCGGTGCTCGGTTCGGCTCTGGCCGCAGCAGCCGCGCCGTTCTTCGGATCGGCGGAGATCGTCGAGGCGCACCATGAGGCGAAGGTGGATTCGCCGAGCGGCACTGCGGTGCGCACGGCCGAGCTCATCGCCGCCGCACGCGCCGAACAGGGTCCCGTCAGCGCACCGCACGCCGACCAGCGAGCGCGCGGACAGCAGGTCGGCAGCGTGCCGATCCACTCGCTCCGGCGTCCCGGCGTCATCGCCAAACAGGAGGTCGTCCTGTCCGGCCCCGGTGAGTCCCTCACGTTCACGCATGACACGGTCGACCCCGCACTCGCCTACGCCCCGGGCATACGTCTCGCGGTGCCGTTCGCGGCCCAGGCGATCGGCGTCTTCGTCGGGCTCGAGAGCATGATCGACATCGGCATCCGCTCGTGA
- a CDS encoding DUF4395 domain-containing protein encodes MTTPAGIDPRGPRFAATVTTVLLLVATYLALVGISTARTFGWFAYQPLDSADIGSATWAVTSATLAQRALDPGFLLTIVIALLFLWGVLSPATTPWGVVFRRVIRPRLAAPTELEDPRPPRFAQGVGLVVVTIGLVLHLAGVPWALPIATAAAFIAAFLNAAFSFCLGCQIYLLLQRAGILGRAASTA; translated from the coding sequence ATGACGACACCGGCCGGCATCGATCCCCGCGGCCCGCGATTCGCAGCGACGGTCACGACAGTGCTGCTGCTCGTCGCGACATATCTGGCGCTGGTCGGCATCTCGACCGCACGGACCTTCGGCTGGTTCGCCTATCAGCCGCTCGACTCGGCCGACATCGGCTCGGCCACGTGGGCCGTGACGTCGGCGACCCTTGCACAGCGCGCGCTGGACCCGGGGTTCCTCCTCACGATCGTGATCGCCCTGCTGTTCCTGTGGGGCGTCCTGTCACCCGCGACCACACCATGGGGCGTCGTGTTCCGCAGGGTCATCCGTCCGAGACTGGCCGCTCCGACCGAGCTCGAGGATCCGCGTCCACCGCGGTTCGCCCAGGGTGTCGGTCTCGTCGTCGTCACGATCGGTCTCGTGCTGCACCTCGCCGGGGTCCCGTGGGCGCTGCCCATCGCGACCGCCGCCGCTTTCATCGCCGCCTTCCTCAATGCGGCGTTCTCCTTCTGCCTCGGATGCCAGATCTATCTGCTGCTGCAGCGAGCAGGCATCCTCGGTCGCGCGGCGTCGACCGCCTGA